A genomic stretch from Falco naumanni isolate bFalNau1 chromosome 4, bFalNau1.pat, whole genome shotgun sequence includes:
- the LOC121086043 gene encoding tripartite motif-containing protein 15-like isoform X2, which yields MEREESETLADEVEELNGRADVTLDPATANPFLILAGDQRGVGRGDEWTSLPDSPERFDTEPLSLPYCELPPARALQRSTSESCRDCRGGRARSCAVPEVRREGNSHRSAVPRPPPPQGLLPSHRDQTRTVWVEGTHKDHLGQLPDRFGADQVKARY from the exons atggagagggaagagagTGAGACCTTGGCCGATGAGGTGGAGGAGTTGAATGGAAGAG ccGACGTGACGCTGGACCCAGCCACTGCCAACCCCTTCCTCATCCTGGCCGGTGACCAGCGAGGCGTAGGCCGGGGGGACGAGTGGACCTCTCTGCCCGACAGCCCCGAGCGGTTTGACACGGAGCC CCTCTCCTTGCCTTACTGCGAGCTCCCACCAGCACGTGCGTTGCAGCGGAGCACTAGTGAGAGCTGCAGGGACTGCCGAGGGGGGCGAGCAAGAAGCTGCGCAGTGCCTGAAGTCCGCAGGGAAGGCAATTCCCACAGATCCGCCGTTCCTCgacctcccccaccccaaggtCTCCTTCCCTCACATAGAGACCAGACGAGAACAGTTTgggtggaagggacccacaaaGATCATCTAGGCCAGTTGCCTGACCGATTCGGGGCTGACCAAGTTAAAGCACGTTATTAA
- the LOC121086043 gene encoding thaicobrin-like isoform X1, protein MEREESETLADEVEELNGRADVTLDPATANPFLILAGDQRGVGRGDEWTSLPDSPERFDTEPCVLGAQGFTGGMHRWAVEVAQAGDWWAVGVAQESVRRKGVLSFTPQEGIWAVGQWFGQYHAFTDPDWTPLHLACLPRAIQVCLDVTARRVAFADADTKAQVFAFCLAPCPGERLLPWLWVGMDSWLRLCP, encoded by the exons atggagagggaagagagTGAGACCTTGGCCGATGAGGTGGAGGAGTTGAATGGAAGAG ccGACGTGACGCTGGACCCAGCCACTGCCAACCCCTTCCTCATCCTGGCCGGTGACCAGCGAGGCGTAGGCCGGGGGGACGAGTGGACCTCTCTGCCCGACAGCCCCGAGCGGTTTGACACGGAGCCGTGCGTGCTGGGTGCCCAGGGCTTCACGGGGGGGATGCACCGCTGGGCGGTGGAGGTGGCTCAGGCAGGGGACTGGTGGGCTGTGGGGGTGGCCCAGGAGTCTGTCAGGAGGAAGGGGGTCCTCAGTTTTACCCCCCAGGAGGGGATCTGGGCCGTGGGGCAGTGGTTTGGACAATACCATGCTTTCACTGACCCTGACTGGACCCCCCTGCACCTTGCTTGCCTCCCCAGGGCCATCCAGGTCTGCCTGGATGTCACAGCCAGGCGGGTGGCGTTTGCTGATGCTGACACCAAAGCCCAggtctttgctttctgcctggCTCCGTGTCCCGGGGAGAGGCTGCTCCCGTGGCTCTGGGTGGGGATGGACTCATGGCTCAGGCTGTGCCCTTGA
- the GP1BA gene encoding platelet glycoprotein Ib alpha chain isoform X1, whose translation MVACPGAMQVPALLLLILLALGTTDGLPCPSEMNKVKDLLELNCTGLALSAVPSDLPEDMGILLLSANHLTSLSTDTFLSFTQLQDLDLSDNKLVALHTGSQLTSLKELILSYNELKDLPALQALPGLTHLAVAHNSLVALAPEAFRAVPLLQDLDLRGNQLRTLPKEVFGGLEALKELDLSDNLLEELPKELLWGLKRLETLWLSGNRLQTLPAGFFPESHFFMYVFLTENPWHCECNLRYLRAWIRSNEGSVYQPKRSLEETKVEVAPEKVLCHSPAEHQQKPVIHFKPNCGNVGDEDEEEEEEYGYGEEMMEKNIMITSHTHPSTPKEPTTMPRAVTWPPLTATRPPSSTPCSSTLTSSTSLATSSTSAPSTTTPAPTSPTVTPTPTPSTPASTPHRPTTLVSATSLPTTMSTRPPRASSHPQTALTASAASTHAPRMVATSTFSTASTAVPSAAGLEASSTVRSSSPPLMLTTPTVSTTMLSTPAPTPPGPLDTTRFTQPAPSPPPAPSPPPVPLPHCPCSTPALDVPMLRSRAGGEGPQWGQWVLRNCCLLHWVLYLVSLALLVLTVLALAGWLAWMCLASRTPWHKPLQTQEVREPLLRWRGVTGSPAMHLSSFKSPLRRPTFCTIKEVELCPEVTYCTIKDLGMQHGPPARSSFCTTKELWVHHSPPSASFTSFSRKLVAADLAPPRTSSAYSLDRGVEAIGEVRVKYAGNTL comes from the exons ATGGTGGCATGTCCAGGG GCCATGCaggtccctgccctgctcctgctcatCCTCCTGGCCCTGGGCACCACGGAcgggctgccctgcccctcgGAGATGAACAAGGTCAAAGATCTGCTGGAGCTGAactgcacagggctggctctCAGCGCGGTGCCCTCAGACCTGCCTGAGGACATGGGCATCCTGCTGCTCAGTGCCAACCACCTGACATCCCTCTCCACCGACACCTTCCTGAGCttcacccagctgcaggacctcGACCTGTCCGACAACAAGCTGGTGGCTCTGCATACGGGGTCGCAGCTGACATCCCTGAAGGAGCTGATCCTCTCCTACAACGAGCTGAAGGACCTGCCCGCCCTGCAGGCTCTGCCTGGGCTCACCCACCTGGCCGTGGCCCACAACAGCCTGGTGGCACTGGCCCCAGAGGCTTTCCGTGCCGTGCCGCTGCTGCAGGACCTGGACCTGCGAGGGAACCAGCTGCGGACGCTGCCCAAGGAGGTCTTTGGAGGGCTGGAGGCTCTCAAGGAACTGGACCTCTCAGACAACCTCCTGGAGGAGCTCCccaaggagctgctgtggggtcTGAAACGTCTGGAGACCCTCTGGCTCTCGGGGAACCGCCTGCAGACCCTGCCCGCTGGCTTCTTCCCGGAGAGCCACTTCTTCATGTACGTCTTCCTGACCGAGAACCCCTGGCACTGCGAGTGCAACCTGCGCTACCTGCGGGCCTGGATCAGGTCCAACGAAGGCAGTGTCTACCAGCCAAAGCGGAGCCTGGAGGAGACAAAGGTGGAGGTTGCCCCTGAGAAGGtgctgtgccacagccctgccgAGCATCAGCAGAAGCCCGTCATCCACTTCAAACCCAACTGTGGCAATGTGGgggatgaggatgaggaggaagaggaagaatatGGCTATGGGGAAGAAATGATGGAGAAAAATATCATGATCacctcccacacacacccatCCACCCCCAAAGAGCCCACCACCATGCCCCGTGCTGTTACCTGGCCTCCCCTCACTGCCACAAGAcccccctccagcacccctTGTAGCTCCACCCTCACCTCAAGCACTTCTCTTGCGACTTCAAGCACCAGCGCTCCCAGCACCACCACTCCTGCGCCAACCAGTCCCACCGTCACACCCACACCGACCCCCAGCACTCCCGCCAGCACCCCACACAGACCCACCACCCTCGTCTCTGCCACCTCACTGCCAACCACCATGAGCACCAGACCTCCCCGCGCCAGCAGCCATCCCCAAACCGCCCTCACCGCCAGCGCTGCCAGCACCCATGCCCCTCGCATGGTGGCCACCAGCACGTTTTCCACCGCCTCCACAGCAGTGCCTTCTGCTGCCGGGCTAGAGGCCTCTTCCACTGTCAGATCTTCGTCTCCTCCTCTAATGCTGACAACGCCAACGGTCTCCACCACCATGCTTTCCACTCCTGCCCCAACACCGCCAGGTCCCCTGGACACCACACGCTTCACCCAGCCTGCACCTTCCCCTCCACCTGCACCTTCCCCTCCACCTGTGCCTCTGCCACACTGCCCGTGCTCCACCCCAGCGCTGGACGTCCCCATGCTGCGCTCGCGGGCAGGTGGGGAGGGTCCGCAGTGGGGGCAGTGGGTGCTGAGGAACTGCTGTCTACTGCACTGGGTGCTCTACCTGGTGTCCTtggctctgctggtgctgaCCGTGCTGGCTCTAGCAGGCTGGCTGGCGTGGATGTGTCTGGCAAGCCGGACCCCCTGGCACAAGCCCCTGCAGACCCAAGAGGTGCGGGAGCCACTGCTGAGGTGGAGGGGGGTGACCGGGAGCCCTGCAATGCATCTCAGCAGCTTCAAAAGCCCCCTCCGGCGCCCCACGTTCTGTACCATCAAGGAAGTAGAGCTGTGCCCTGAGGTCACCTACTGCACCATTAAAGACCTGGGGATGCAGCACGGTCCTCCTGCACGTTCCTCCTTCTGCACCACAAAGGAGCTGTGGGTCCACCACAGCCCCCCGAGCGCTTCCTTCACGTCTTTCTCCAGGAAGCTGGTGGCTGCAGACCTGGCCCCCCCACGGACCTCTTCTGCTTACAGCCTGGACAGGGGTGTTGAGGCCATCGGTGAGGTCAGGGTGAAATACGCCGGCAACACCTTGTGA
- the GP1BA gene encoding platelet glycoprotein Ib alpha chain isoform X2, with protein MQVPALLLLILLALGTTDGLPCPSEMNKVKDLLELNCTGLALSAVPSDLPEDMGILLLSANHLTSLSTDTFLSFTQLQDLDLSDNKLVALHTGSQLTSLKELILSYNELKDLPALQALPGLTHLAVAHNSLVALAPEAFRAVPLLQDLDLRGNQLRTLPKEVFGGLEALKELDLSDNLLEELPKELLWGLKRLETLWLSGNRLQTLPAGFFPESHFFMYVFLTENPWHCECNLRYLRAWIRSNEGSVYQPKRSLEETKVEVAPEKVLCHSPAEHQQKPVIHFKPNCGNVGDEDEEEEEEYGYGEEMMEKNIMITSHTHPSTPKEPTTMPRAVTWPPLTATRPPSSTPCSSTLTSSTSLATSSTSAPSTTTPAPTSPTVTPTPTPSTPASTPHRPTTLVSATSLPTTMSTRPPRASSHPQTALTASAASTHAPRMVATSTFSTASTAVPSAAGLEASSTVRSSSPPLMLTTPTVSTTMLSTPAPTPPGPLDTTRFTQPAPSPPPAPSPPPVPLPHCPCSTPALDVPMLRSRAGGEGPQWGQWVLRNCCLLHWVLYLVSLALLVLTVLALAGWLAWMCLASRTPWHKPLQTQEVREPLLRWRGVTGSPAMHLSSFKSPLRRPTFCTIKEVELCPEVTYCTIKDLGMQHGPPARSSFCTTKELWVHHSPPSASFTSFSRKLVAADLAPPRTSSAYSLDRGVEAIGEVRVKYAGNTL; from the coding sequence ATGCaggtccctgccctgctcctgctcatCCTCCTGGCCCTGGGCACCACGGAcgggctgccctgcccctcgGAGATGAACAAGGTCAAAGATCTGCTGGAGCTGAactgcacagggctggctctCAGCGCGGTGCCCTCAGACCTGCCTGAGGACATGGGCATCCTGCTGCTCAGTGCCAACCACCTGACATCCCTCTCCACCGACACCTTCCTGAGCttcacccagctgcaggacctcGACCTGTCCGACAACAAGCTGGTGGCTCTGCATACGGGGTCGCAGCTGACATCCCTGAAGGAGCTGATCCTCTCCTACAACGAGCTGAAGGACCTGCCCGCCCTGCAGGCTCTGCCTGGGCTCACCCACCTGGCCGTGGCCCACAACAGCCTGGTGGCACTGGCCCCAGAGGCTTTCCGTGCCGTGCCGCTGCTGCAGGACCTGGACCTGCGAGGGAACCAGCTGCGGACGCTGCCCAAGGAGGTCTTTGGAGGGCTGGAGGCTCTCAAGGAACTGGACCTCTCAGACAACCTCCTGGAGGAGCTCCccaaggagctgctgtggggtcTGAAACGTCTGGAGACCCTCTGGCTCTCGGGGAACCGCCTGCAGACCCTGCCCGCTGGCTTCTTCCCGGAGAGCCACTTCTTCATGTACGTCTTCCTGACCGAGAACCCCTGGCACTGCGAGTGCAACCTGCGCTACCTGCGGGCCTGGATCAGGTCCAACGAAGGCAGTGTCTACCAGCCAAAGCGGAGCCTGGAGGAGACAAAGGTGGAGGTTGCCCCTGAGAAGGtgctgtgccacagccctgccgAGCATCAGCAGAAGCCCGTCATCCACTTCAAACCCAACTGTGGCAATGTGGgggatgaggatgaggaggaagaggaagaatatGGCTATGGGGAAGAAATGATGGAGAAAAATATCATGATCacctcccacacacacccatCCACCCCCAAAGAGCCCACCACCATGCCCCGTGCTGTTACCTGGCCTCCCCTCACTGCCACAAGAcccccctccagcacccctTGTAGCTCCACCCTCACCTCAAGCACTTCTCTTGCGACTTCAAGCACCAGCGCTCCCAGCACCACCACTCCTGCGCCAACCAGTCCCACCGTCACACCCACACCGACCCCCAGCACTCCCGCCAGCACCCCACACAGACCCACCACCCTCGTCTCTGCCACCTCACTGCCAACCACCATGAGCACCAGACCTCCCCGCGCCAGCAGCCATCCCCAAACCGCCCTCACCGCCAGCGCTGCCAGCACCCATGCCCCTCGCATGGTGGCCACCAGCACGTTTTCCACCGCCTCCACAGCAGTGCCTTCTGCTGCCGGGCTAGAGGCCTCTTCCACTGTCAGATCTTCGTCTCCTCCTCTAATGCTGACAACGCCAACGGTCTCCACCACCATGCTTTCCACTCCTGCCCCAACACCGCCAGGTCCCCTGGACACCACACGCTTCACCCAGCCTGCACCTTCCCCTCCACCTGCACCTTCCCCTCCACCTGTGCCTCTGCCACACTGCCCGTGCTCCACCCCAGCGCTGGACGTCCCCATGCTGCGCTCGCGGGCAGGTGGGGAGGGTCCGCAGTGGGGGCAGTGGGTGCTGAGGAACTGCTGTCTACTGCACTGGGTGCTCTACCTGGTGTCCTtggctctgctggtgctgaCCGTGCTGGCTCTAGCAGGCTGGCTGGCGTGGATGTGTCTGGCAAGCCGGACCCCCTGGCACAAGCCCCTGCAGACCCAAGAGGTGCGGGAGCCACTGCTGAGGTGGAGGGGGGTGACCGGGAGCCCTGCAATGCATCTCAGCAGCTTCAAAAGCCCCCTCCGGCGCCCCACGTTCTGTACCATCAAGGAAGTAGAGCTGTGCCCTGAGGTCACCTACTGCACCATTAAAGACCTGGGGATGCAGCACGGTCCTCCTGCACGTTCCTCCTTCTGCACCACAAAGGAGCTGTGGGTCCACCACAGCCCCCCGAGCGCTTCCTTCACGTCTTTCTCCAGGAAGCTGGTGGCTGCAGACCTGGCCCCCCCACGGACCTCTTCTGCTTACAGCCTGGACAGGGGTGTTGAGGCCATCGGTGAGGTCAGGGTGAAATACGCCGGCAACACCTTGTGA